The Saccharothrix violaceirubra genome segment GATCGCCCGCCTGCTGCGCCGCCGGGCCGACCGCCAGGGCATCTCCCCGGACCCGGTGTCGTGGACGAAGCTGAGCGGGCCGCACTTCGGGAACTCGATCGCGTTCCTCGACGTGGCCGGCCGCTCGCTGCGCTTCACCCTGGAGACCGCCCGCCCGGACGAAGGACTGGTCAAGGTCGCCGAACTCGACCTGTAGGCGCCTACTTGGTGGCCAGCCGCAGCAGCGCCCACAGTTGCGCGATGGCGTCGTGGTCGCCGGAGATCTTCACCTCACGACCCGAGGCCCGCCCCCACAGCCAGCGGTAGACGGCGGTCGGCGAGCCGGTCACGGCGCCGGCCGCGGGCGTCCCGTCGGCGGGCCACGACGACGCCGGTCCCGGACCGGTGCGGGTGAGCCAGGTCCGGCCGCCCGCGGTGATCGACACCACGACCTCGGTGGTGCCGCGCACGGTCAGCACGTCGAGCCGGTGGCCCAGCCACAGCGTGAGCACCTCGTCGACGCCGTCGAGCGCCACGTCGTCGGCGACCGGGTCGAGCGGACGTCCGGCCGCGCCCTGCACGTCCATGCGGTGCACGGTCGTCTCGTGCGCGAGACGTCGGGCCCAGAACAGGTGGTCTCCCCTGGCCGGCCACCAGGTCGGGCACGGGTCGTCCGGTCGGTGCGCGGCCAGCCGGTCGACCAGCGGGCCGGCGCCCGCGCGCACGTAGTCCGCCAACGACTGCCCCGGCTCGGGGTCCTGCTGCCACGCCAACGGCTGGTACCCGTCGCGCAGCCACGCCGTCACCAGCCGGTAGGTGCTGCCCACGTGCCGCGCGGTCTCGCCCAGGGTCAGGCCGGGACACGCGGGCACCTGCCGTTCCGGGCGCTGCCCGTCGACCGCCGCGGCCAGCGCACCGGCCTCGGCGGCGAGCACGTCCAGCAGTCGCGCGTACCCGATCTCCCCGCTCACGTCCCGCCCTCGTAGACGACCTCGCCGGTCGGCACGGCGACCCGCCCGGGGACTCCGCCCCCGGGAACGGCCTCGCAGGTCGACACCGCGAACCCCGCACCGACACCGCCCTCGTGGACGATCCCACCGACCAGCACCGCGAACTGCCCGACCTGCCGGACCAGGTCGTCGGCCTCCCGGTCCGCCACGTGCCCGGTCACGCCCGCCAGGACCAGCTCGCGGGTCGCCGAGCACGCGTCGAAGAACGCCGCCCACTCGGTGAACTCGGGCGCCAACCGGGGCAGCAGCACCCACACGCTGGTCGGCTTCGCCCGCCCCCGGTGCGGCCGGCCCCGGGCCGCGAGCACGGCCGCCGCCGCCCGCAGCGCGCCGAGGTAGGCGGCGGCGAACCGGGACGCGGGCGCGGTCTCGCGGTCGGCTTCGCGCAGGCAACGCCGGGCCTGGTCGAGCAGCGCGACCGCCGACGAGGGCGGCAGGGGGACTCGGTGGAAGTCGGTCGCGGCTGACATGGCGGCCTCCTCGCGGGCGTCGGGACCTCGACGACCGCCGCGGGGAGACGGCGGCTCCTGGTGCGGAGCGCTTCCCCCGCTCCGCACCAGGGCATAGCTCGAACGTATGTTCGAACGAAAGCAGCATAACCTGTGAGCCCGGAACTCCTCAACCCGCCCCCGCGTGGTCTCATGAACAAGTGAGCGCACTTCAGCCCGACATGCGGCACCCCGGGATCGAACGAGTGGCGGACGCGCTGGCCGAGGCCGGGCACCACGACTCCGCCGAGGGCATCCGGGTCCTGGCCGACGCCGTCCGCACCGCCGCCGAGGCCGCCGCGGCACTCGGGATCGAACCGGGCGCGATCGCCAACAGCCTGCTGTTCCGGGCCGAGTACGCCGGGCAGGCACGTCCGCTGCTGGTCCTGACCTCCGGCGCGCACCGCGCGGACGTCGACCTGCTGATCGCGCTGACCGGCGCGGACGCGATCAAGCGCGGCACGCCCGAGTTCGTGCGCGAACACACCGGGCAGGTGATCGGCGGCGTGTCGCCGGTCGGCCACCCGGCGCCGATCGACACGCTCGTCGACGTCGACCTGGAGGGGTACGCGGCGGTGTGGGCGGCGGCGGGCCACCCGCACGCGGTCTACCCGACGACGTTCGCCGGCCTGGTCGAGCTGACCGGCGGCACACCCGCGCGGGTCGCCCGGTGACCGCCGCGCCATCGCAACGGCTGGTCGAACTGTCGCCGTCGGACCTCAACGCCCGGCTCGGCGAGGCGTTGGCGCTGTACGTGAGCGCGATGGCCTACCCGCCGGGCACGGCGGAACAGCGCGCGCCCATGTGGATGGCGCACATGCTGCGCGACGGCTGGCGGTGCGTCGGCGCGTTCGACGAGGAGGACGCCCTGGTCGGCATCGGCTACGGGTACCGGGGTTCGGTCGGGCAGTGGTGGCACGAGCAGGTGCGGCACGGCCTGACCGCCGTCGCCGGGCCGGTCGCCGTCGAGCGGTGGATGCACGACTACTTCGAACTGACGGAGCTGCACGTGCTGCCGCGCGCCCAGGGTCGGGGCACCGGCGAGCGGCTGCTGCGCACGCTGTTGGACGGCGTGGCCACCGACAAGGTCCTGCTGTCCACGCCGGAAGGCCCCAGCAAGGCGTGGCGCCTGTACCGGCGCGTGGGTTTCGTGGACGTGTTGCGCAACTACCAGTTCACCGGCGACCCCAGGCCGTTCGCGGTACTCGGCCGGGGCCTGCCGATGGAACCCGCGGCCTGAGCACCGGGCCCGCACGCCCGACGGCGTGCGGGCCCGCCCGGGTCAGAGTTCGCCGAGCCGTTCGCGCAACGTGTCCAGCCCCATCGCACCCATCTCCAGGGCGTCGCGGTGGAAGCGCTTGAGGTCGAACGCGTCGCCGTGCCGGGCGCGGGCGTCGTCGCGGGCGGCCAGCCAGAGGCGTTCGCCGAGCTTGTACGACGGCGCCTGACCGGGCCAGCCCAGGTAGCGGTCGATCTCGTCGTACACGTGCGAGGGCTCGGTGATCGTGCGGGTCAGCATGAACTCCAGGCCCAGTTCCGGGGTCCAGCGCTCGCCCTCGTGGAAGCCCGTGCCGCGCGGGATCTCCAGTTCCAGGTGCATGCCGATGTCCACGATCACGCGCGCGGCGCGGAACAGGTGGGCATCGAGCATGCCGAGCAGGTCGCCGTCGTCCTCCAGGTAGCCGAGTTCGCGCATCAGCCGCTCGGCGTAGAGCGCCCAGCCCTCGCCGTGGCCGGACACCCAGCACAGCAGGCGCTGGAAGTCGTTGAGCTTGTCCGCCTGGTACACCGCCGTCGCGACCTGGAGGTGGTGGCCCGGCACGCCCTCGTGGTAGACGGTCGTGACCTCGCGCCACGTGGAGAACTCCTCCTTGTCCGCGGGCACGGACCACCACATGCGGCCGGGACGGGAGAAGTCCGGGTTGGGTCCCGAGTAGTACGCGCCGACGCCGCCGCCGGGCGGTGCGATGCGGCACTCCAGGCGCATCAGCTCGTCGGGGAGTTCGAAGTGGACGTCGCGCAGGTCCCGCAAAGCCTTGTCGGACAGGCGTTGCATCCACGACTGGAGCCCGTCCTTGCCCCGCACGAGGTAGCGGGCGTCGGTGTCGAGGGCGGCGGCGGCCTCGGCGAGCGTGGCACCCGGCTTGATCCGCCCGGCCACCCGCTTCATCTCGGTCTCGACGCGGGTGAACTCCGCCCAGCCCCACTCGTAGGCCTCGGCCAGGTCGAGGCGGGAACCGATGAAGTACCGCGACCACAGGCGGTAGACGTCCGCGCCGACCGCGTCCTTGGCCGGTGCCTTGGCCGCGAGGTCGGCGCGCAGGAAGTCGGCCAGTCCGCCGAACGCCGCCGACGCGTCCGTGGCGCGCGCGTCGAGGTCGGCCCGCAGCGCGCCGTCCTCCGGTGCGGCGGCGACCAGGCCCGCGAAGTAGGACTGCCCGGACCGGCCCGCCCACGTGTCGCACTGGTCGGCGATCTTCGTCACCTGGCGCAGCGCCGCCACCTTGCCCCGCGCGGCGGCCTCGGTCAGGCCCGAGCGCAGGCTCGCCACGGCCGCGGGCACGGCCGCGAGCCGGCGGGAGATCGCCGCCCAGTCGTCGGCGGTGGCGGTCGGCATGTGGTCGAACACCTCGCGCAGCATCTGCACGGGGCTGGCGATGACGTTGAGCGCGCCGAGCTGCTCGTCGGCGTCGTGCAGGTCCACGTCGACGCCGACGCGTTCGAGGAACACGGCCTTGGCGTCGGCCTCGGACTTGTCGGCGGGTTCGGCGGCGGACACCGCCGCGAGCGCGCGTCGGGCCAGCTCGGCACGGGCGTCGACGGCGTCCGCGGAGAAGTCGGTCAGCCGTTCGTCGTGACCGGGCACACCCATCATGGTCGCGGTCACGGGGTCGGCCGCCGCGTAGTCGGACACGAACTGGTTGGAGATGCCGTGGACACCGGCGGTCGGAGATGCCATGAGCCGCACGTTACCGGCGGGTGTGGAACGCCCACAGGTGTTTAGCCTGCCTCACTACATCCTTCGACGGGTCAACTTTTGACCCGGCCGGCAGGATGTCCGCGTGTCCCGCTCCCCCGCCCGCCTGGTGCCGGTGTTCCTGCTGCTCATGCTGGCCTTGAGCGGGTGTGTCCGGCTGCACGCGGCGATGGCCGTCTCCGAGGACGACAAGGTGTCCGGCGAGATCGTGGCCGCGACGCCGCCGACCCAGGACAGCGACCCCGGCCCGCAGCTCAAGGTGCCGTCGGAGCTGGCCGAACGGGTCACCACCAAGGCGTACAAGGTGGACGGCTACGCGGGCACGCAACTGCTCTTCACCGGTCTGTCGTTCGAGGAAGTGCGCACGCTGGCGAGCGTCACGAGTCCGTCGAGCAGCCGTTACCAGCTCAACTTCCGCCGGTCGGGTGACCTGGTGACGCTGTCCGGCTCGGTGGACCTGAGCACGGTCCCGGTCGACCGGGCGGACATCCAGGTCAAGATCAGCTTTCCGGGCGAGGTCGTCGACACCAACGGCCGCGAGGAGGAGGACGCCACGATCGCGTGGGACCCCCGGCCCGGCCAGGCGTCGATGCTCACCGCGACCGTGCGCTACGAGGGCGAGAACGCGCCGTCGTACGTGGGCTGGACGCTGCTCGTCGCGGGCCTGGTCGGCGTGGCCGTGCTGATCGTCCTGGCGCTCGCGGTCGTGTCGCACCGCCGCAGCCTGGTCGCCTATTAGGCCAGGTTGAGCTGCCAGGAGACCCCGAACCGGTCGTTGAGCCAGCCGAATTTCGCACTGAACCCGTAGTCGTCCAACGGCATCAGCGGCATGCCGCCGTCCGCCAACGCCTCGTACACCCGATCGATCTCCGCCTCGGTGTCGCACTCGACGAACAGCGAGACCGACGGGGTGAAGGTGAAGTCGTGCGGCATGGAACTGTCCATGCACATGTAGAACTGCCCGCCCATCCGGAAGGTCGCGTGCACCACGCTGCCCTCGACTCCCGGCTGCTCAGGGCCGTAGCGGGTCACCGACAGCACCTCGCCATCGTCGAAGAGCGACGTGTAGAACGTCATCGCCTCCTCGGCCCGGCCCTGGAACATCAGCAACGCGGTCACCTTTGGCGCGTTCACAGCACCACACACTAGGCCCGCGCGGGCACCAGTCCCAGCCTCCCGACGACCTCCCTGGTCGCCTTCGAGCGGTTGAGGGTGTAGAAGTGCAGGCCGGGCACGCCCTCGGCGAGCAACCGCGCGCCGGTCTCCGTCGCGAGGTCGATCCCGGCGCTGCGGAACGCCGCAGGGTCGTCGAGGTACGGGTCGAGCCGGCGGGACACCTCGTCGGGCACGTCCGCGCCGGACAGCTCGACCGTCTTGGCCAGCGTGCGCTTGGTCGTCAACGGCATCAGGCCGGGCAGCAGCGGCACGTCGCCGCAGCCCGCCGCGTCGAGGCGGTCGCGCAGCCGCAGGAAGTCCTCGGGCCGGAAGAACAGCTGGGCGATGACGTAGTCCGCACCCGCCCTGATCTTCGAGACCA includes the following:
- a CDS encoding DUF3153 domain-containing protein, which codes for MSRSPARLVPVFLLLMLALSGCVRLHAAMAVSEDDKVSGEIVAATPPTQDSDPGPQLKVPSELAERVTTKAYKVDGYAGTQLLFTGLSFEEVRTLASVTSPSSSRYQLNFRRSGDLVTLSGSVDLSTVPVDRADIQVKISFPGEVVDTNGREEEDATIAWDPRPGQASMLTATVRYEGENAPSYVGWTLLVAGLVGVAVLIVLALAVVSHRRSLVAY
- a CDS encoding DUF885 domain-containing protein, encoding MASPTAGVHGISNQFVSDYAAADPVTATMMGVPGHDERLTDFSADAVDARAELARRALAAVSAAEPADKSEADAKAVFLERVGVDVDLHDADEQLGALNVIASPVQMLREVFDHMPTATADDWAAISRRLAAVPAAVASLRSGLTEAAARGKVAALRQVTKIADQCDTWAGRSGQSYFAGLVAAAPEDGALRADLDARATDASAAFGGLADFLRADLAAKAPAKDAVGADVYRLWSRYFIGSRLDLAEAYEWGWAEFTRVETEMKRVAGRIKPGATLAEAAAALDTDARYLVRGKDGLQSWMQRLSDKALRDLRDVHFELPDELMRLECRIAPPGGGVGAYYSGPNPDFSRPGRMWWSVPADKEEFSTWREVTTVYHEGVPGHHLQVATAVYQADKLNDFQRLLCWVSGHGEGWALYAERLMRELGYLEDDGDLLGMLDAHLFRAARVIVDIGMHLELEIPRGTGFHEGERWTPELGLEFMLTRTITEPSHVYDEIDRYLGWPGQAPSYKLGERLWLAARDDARARHGDAFDLKRFHRDALEMGAMGLDTLRERLGEL
- a CDS encoding SAV_6107 family HEPN domain-containing protein yields the protein MSAATDFHRVPLPPSSAVALLDQARRCLREADRETAPASRFAAAYLGALRAAAAVLAARGRPHRGRAKPTSVWVLLPRLAPEFTEWAAFFDACSATRELVLAGVTGHVADREADDLVRQVGQFAVLVGGIVHEGGVGAGFAVSTCEAVPGGGVPGRVAVPTGEVVYEGGT
- a CDS encoding GNAT family N-acetyltransferase, translated to MTAAPSQRLVELSPSDLNARLGEALALYVSAMAYPPGTAEQRAPMWMAHMLRDGWRCVGAFDEEDALVGIGYGYRGSVGQWWHEQVRHGLTAVAGPVAVERWMHDYFELTELHVLPRAQGRGTGERLLRTLLDGVATDKVLLSTPEGPSKAWRLYRRVGFVDVLRNYQFTGDPRPFAVLGRGLPMEPAA
- a CDS encoding YbaK/EbsC family protein produces the protein MRHPGIERVADALAEAGHHDSAEGIRVLADAVRTAAEAAAALGIEPGAIANSLLFRAEYAGQARPLLVLTSGAHRADVDLLIALTGADAIKRGTPEFVREHTGQVIGGVSPVGHPAPIDTLVDVDLEGYAAVWAAAGHPHAVYPTTFAGLVELTGGTPARVAR
- a CDS encoding VOC family protein; this encodes MNAPKVTALLMFQGRAEEAMTFYTSLFDDGEVLSVTRYGPEQPGVEGSVVHATFRMGGQFYMCMDSSMPHDFTFTPSVSLFVECDTEAEIDRVYEALADGGMPLMPLDDYGFSAKFGWLNDRFGVSWQLNLA
- a CDS encoding maleylpyruvate isomerase N-terminal domain-containing protein, with the translated sequence MSGEIGYARLLDVLAAEAGALAAAVDGQRPERQVPACPGLTLGETARHVGSTYRLVTAWLRDGYQPLAWQQDPEPGQSLADYVRAGAGPLVDRLAAHRPDDPCPTWWPARGDHLFWARRLAHETTVHRMDVQGAAGRPLDPVADDVALDGVDEVLTLWLGHRLDVLTVRGTTEVVVSITAGGRTWLTRTGPGPASSWPADGTPAAGAVTGSPTAVYRWLWGRASGREVKISGDHDAIAQLWALLRLATK